The following proteins are encoded in a genomic region of Salminus brasiliensis chromosome 17, fSalBra1.hap2, whole genome shotgun sequence:
- the fkbp8 gene encoding peptidyl-prolyl cis-trans isomerase FKBP8 yields the protein MEDKDSTPVNGSGNNQDLSKKKSGRTSLLDSGEDFEMLEDVDDGVDDDLPPLEDAGGGKKQSSQAETAKADAVTDPRPSPPQEEWLDVLGNGQLRKKVLEAGSGPDSKPQRGQAVTINLKTTLTNGTTVEEESDISFTLGDGDVIQALDLTVQLMEMGEKALVEAGSKYAYGALGSSTPPVPPHADLILEVQLLSATDAPDLELLSPSERINLASKKRERGNVHYQRGDYAFAVNSYGIALQITEASSRVDISSQEEEDLLDVKVKCLNNMAAAQLKLDHYEAALRSCVSVLAHQPDNIKALFRQGKVLALQGEYADAIRILKRALKLEPSNKTIHAELSKLVKKHSEQKGAEQAMYKKMLGNPPDINAVQKPRAKSSWSLSWKWLFGATAVAIGGVALSVVIAARN from the exons ATGGAAGACAAAGACAGCACACCTGTGAATGGCTCCGGTAACAACCAGGACTTGTCCAAGAAAAAGTCGGGGCGAACCTCTTTGTTAGACAGCGGAGAAGACTTCGAGATGCTGGAAGATGTTGACGACGGAGTAGACGATGACCTTCCACCTTTAGAAGATGCGGGTGGTGGAAAGAAACAGAGCAGCCAGGCAGAGACAGCTAAAGCAGATGCCGTTACAGACCCCAGGCCTTCTCCGCCCCAAGAGGAATGGCTGGATGTGTTAG GGAATGGACAGCTGAGAAAGAAGGTTTTAGAGGCTGGATCTGGACCTGACAGCAAACCTCAGAGGGGCCAAGCTGTCACCATTAATCTTAAGACCACTTTGACTAATGGCACCACGGTAGAGGAGGAGTCCGACATCTCTTTCACTCTTGGCGATGGTGATGTCATTCAG GCGTTGGATCTCACTGTACAGCTGATGGAGATGGGTGAAAAGGCCTTGGTTGAAGCAGGTTCTAAATATGCATATGGAGCGTTGGGAAG CTCTACTCCCCCGGTGCCTCCTCATGCTGATCTGATCCTAGAAGTGCAGCTCCTGTCTGCTACTGATGCTCCAGACCTGGAGCTCCTGTCTCCTTCTGAGAGGATCAACCTGGCCAGCAAGAAACGCGAACGGGGCAATGTTCACTACCAACGTGGCGACTATGCTTTTGCTGTCAATTCCTATGGAATTGCCCTGCAGATAACAGAAGCAAGCTCAAGAG TGGACATCAGCTCTCAAGAAGAAGAGGACTTGTTGGACGTGAAGGTGAAATGTCTAAACAACATGGCCGCTGCTCAGCTTAAGCTGGATCACTATGAAGCTGCACTGCGCTCATGTGTCTCAGTCCTCGCTCACCAGCCAGACAACATAAAGGCTCTGTTTCGGCAGGGAAAG GTATTAGCTCTGCAAGGGGAGTACGCTGATGCCATTAGGATTTTGAAAAGGGCTTTGAAGTTGGAGCCAAGTAACAAG ACCATCCATGCAGAGCTGTCGAAGCTGGTGAAGAAACACTCTGAGCAGAAAGGTGCTGAGCAGGCTATGTATAAGAAGATGCTTGGAAACCCACCTGACATCAACGCGGTACAGAAACCCCGGGCCAAGTCCTCATGG AGTCTAAGCTGGAAATGGCTGTTTGGTGCTACAGCTGTTGCTATTGGAGGAGTAGCCTTGTCTGTCGTCATTGCTGCTAGAAATTAA